A window from Leptospira meyeri encodes these proteins:
- the nadA gene encoding quinolinate synthase NadA — MSLVTKDQLIQKLNPIYLPHEIEERILPLAEEINRIKKEKNAVILGHNYMTPDVFWGVSDIIGDSLYLSKMAKETTASMILFNGVHFMAETAKILSPEKKVLIADMKAGCSLAEAITRDDVKALKAKYPGVPVVTYVNCSAEVKAETDVCCTSANALQIVNAVEGDTVIFLPDEYLAGNVRNQTSKTIISHPGRCMVHEMYTPEDIRSAKRLFSGNLTVITHPECHEDVVKEADFSGSTSQMVDFIRQSKTNKIMLVTECSMGDNLRAEFPEKEFVSTCQTCPHMKKITLEKVRDALLKEQYEIFLDEEVIRLAQKSVNRMLELSYKK; from the coding sequence ATGTCACTTGTCACTAAAGACCAACTGATCCAAAAACTAAATCCGATTTATCTTCCGCATGAAATAGAAGAAAGAATTCTTCCCTTAGCAGAAGAAATCAATCGTATCAAAAAAGAAAAAAATGCAGTCATCCTTGGTCATAATTATATGACTCCAGATGTTTTTTGGGGAGTGTCCGATATCATTGGAGATTCTTTGTATCTTTCTAAAATGGCAAAGGAAACCACCGCCTCTATGATTCTTTTTAATGGGGTTCATTTTATGGCAGAAACTGCCAAAATTTTATCTCCAGAAAAAAAAGTTCTGATCGCCGACATGAAAGCTGGTTGTTCACTAGCGGAAGCCATTACAAGAGATGATGTCAAAGCACTGAAAGCAAAATACCCCGGTGTTCCTGTTGTTACGTATGTCAACTGTTCGGCGGAGGTAAAAGCAGAAACGGATGTTTGTTGTACTTCAGCCAATGCTTTACAAATTGTAAATGCGGTCGAAGGGGACACAGTTATTTTTCTTCCTGATGAATATTTGGCAGGAAACGTAAGAAACCAAACTTCCAAAACAATTATTTCTCATCCAGGTCGTTGTATGGTGCACGAAATGTACACCCCGGAAGATATACGTTCCGCAAAACGATTGTTTTCTGGTAATTTGACTGTCATCACCCACCCGGAGTGTCATGAAGATGTTGTGAAAGAGGCAGATTTTTCTGGATCTACTTCACAGATGGTTGATTTCATTCGCCAAAGCAAAACAAATAAAATTATGCTAGTGACAGAATGTTCTATGGGTGATAATCTACGTGCCGAATTCCCTGAAAAAGAATTTGTTTCCACTTGCCAGACTTGTCCCCATATGAAAAAAATTACTTTGGAAAAAGTAAGAGATGCACTTCTCAAAGAACAGTATGAAATTTTTTTAGATGAAGAAGTGATTCGTCTCGCACAAAAGTCTGTGAACCGAATGTTAGAATTGAGTTATAAAAAGTAG
- the ispF gene encoding 2-C-methyl-D-erythritol 2,4-cyclodiphosphate synthase, whose protein sequence is MFRVGNGIDFHKLIQEPFRPLVLAGVEVKSEFAFLGHSDADVILHAVADAILGALALGDIGVHFPDTDPQYKNMKSSRIIEKCLELMTEKKFKLVNIDCTYVGDHPKINPIRAELNASLANITKLPLDCVSIKATTSEGMGSLGRSEGVMVMATVLLESTKSKS, encoded by the coding sequence ATGTTTAGAGTTGGAAACGGAATCGATTTTCATAAATTAATTCAGGAACCCTTTCGCCCACTGGTACTTGCCGGTGTTGAGGTAAAATCAGAATTTGCATTTCTTGGTCATAGTGATGCGGATGTGATTTTACATGCAGTGGCAGATGCCATTTTGGGAGCATTGGCTTTAGGAGATATTGGAGTTCATTTTCCTGATACAGACCCTCAGTATAAAAATATGAAATCTTCTAGGATCATCGAAAAGTGTTTAGAACTGATGACTGAGAAAAAGTTTAAACTAGTGAATATCGATTGTACGTACGTTGGTGACCATCCGAAGATCAATCCGATTCGTGCAGAACTCAATGCTTCTTTGGCTAATATCACCAAATTGCCATTAGATTGTGTTTCGATTAAAGCCACCACATCCGAAGGAATGGGATCACTGGGACGAAGTGAAGGTGTGATGGTGATGGCTACCGTTTTGCTTGAAAGTACAAAGTCAAAATCTTAG